The following are encoded in a window of Tessaracoccus flavescens genomic DNA:
- a CDS encoding ABC transporter substrate-binding protein yields MGAAAAFTATLSACGKQDPITNTSSAPTGAASTGTSAAPAGSDGTIIAAISYELGTNGYDPMTTTAALTQAVNWHTLEGLTELNPATREVSAALGADMPKEVDETTYEVALRDGAVFHDGTPVTADDVVFSFERVLNPDNQSLFASFIPFIDSVTKKDDKTVTVKLKFPFSLVPERLSVVKIVPKAAVEKDAKAFDLNPVGTGPWKMTDNGASSQQVVFERNDDYTGPHPAKAKSMTWQIIPDDSTRTNALSSDTVQAIDTVPAANLATLSQTKSVAAEQGFGLLFAMFNCGLAPMDDVRNRQGVMYALDYEKICKVGMSDLATPATSYLQKEHPSYNQAKVQYVGQMEKAKELFAETGLKAVRVLASDHGWFAAVRPMIKESLEAAGLTVTYEEKKSSDVYATIDSDPNAFDIVIAPGDPSVFGDDADLLLRWWYTGDTWTDARMHWKGQDSYNKVQELLDTAAKSTGDDQKKAWFEIFDVVSEAVPMYPIFHRKSPTAFDAETLQGFKPIAVTGLSFIDVASTK; encoded by the coding sequence ATGGGTGCCGCAGCCGCCTTCACCGCGACGCTGTCGGCATGTGGCAAGCAGGACCCGATCACCAACACTAGCTCCGCACCCACCGGTGCCGCGAGCACCGGCACCTCCGCGGCGCCTGCGGGTTCCGACGGCACCATCATCGCCGCCATCTCGTACGAGCTCGGCACCAACGGCTACGACCCGATGACCACGACCGCAGCCCTCACCCAGGCCGTGAACTGGCACACCCTCGAGGGCCTCACCGAGCTCAACCCCGCAACCCGCGAGGTCTCTGCGGCCCTCGGCGCGGACATGCCGAAGGAGGTCGACGAGACGACCTACGAGGTCGCCCTGCGCGACGGTGCCGTGTTCCACGACGGCACCCCGGTTACCGCCGACGACGTCGTCTTCTCGTTCGAGCGCGTGCTTAACCCCGACAACCAGTCGCTGTTCGCCTCCTTCATCCCGTTCATCGACTCGGTGACCAAGAAGGACGACAAGACCGTCACCGTGAAGCTGAAGTTCCCCTTCTCGCTGGTGCCCGAGCGTCTCTCCGTCGTCAAGATCGTCCCGAAGGCCGCCGTCGAGAAGGACGCGAAGGCGTTCGACCTCAACCCCGTCGGCACCGGCCCGTGGAAGATGACCGACAACGGAGCCAGCTCCCAGCAGGTCGTCTTCGAGCGCAACGACGACTACACCGGCCCGCATCCGGCAAAGGCCAAGTCGATGACCTGGCAGATCATCCCCGACGACTCGACCCGCACCAACGCGCTGAGCTCCGACACCGTCCAGGCGATCGACACCGTCCCCGCCGCCAACCTGGCGACCCTCTCGCAGACCAAGTCGGTCGCGGCCGAGCAGGGCTTCGGCCTGCTCTTCGCCATGTTCAACTGTGGCCTCGCCCCGATGGACGATGTGCGCAACCGTCAGGGCGTCATGTATGCCCTCGACTACGAGAAGATCTGCAAGGTCGGCATGTCCGACCTCGCCACGCCCGCCACCAGCTACCTGCAGAAGGAGCACCCCTCCTACAACCAGGCGAAGGTGCAGTACGTCGGCCAGATGGAGAAGGCGAAGGAGCTCTTCGCCGAGACTGGCCTCAAGGCCGTGCGCGTGCTCGCCTCCGACCACGGCTGGTTCGCCGCCGTCCGCCCGATGATCAAGGAGTCGCTCGAAGCCGCAGGCCTGACCGTCACCTACGAGGAGAAGAAGTCCTCTGACGTGTACGCGACGATCGACTCCGACCCGAACGCGTTCGACATCGTGATCGCCCCCGGCGACCCCTCCGTCTTCGGCGACGACGCAGACCTGCTGCTGCGCTGGTGGTACACCGGTGACACCTGGACCGACGCCCGCATGCACTGGAAGGGCCAGGACTCCTACAACAAGGTGCAGGAGCTGCTCGACACGGCAGCCAAGTCGACCGGAGACGACCAGAAGAAGGCCTGGTTCGAGATCTTCGACGTCGTGAGCGAGGCCGTCCCGATGTACCCGATCTTCCACCGCAAGTCCCCGACCGCCTTCGACGCAGAGACCCTCCAGGGCTTCAAGCCGATCGCGGTGACCGGCCTCTCCTTCATCGACGTCGCGTCGACGAAGTAG
- a CDS encoding FadR/GntR family transcriptional regulator, with product MTKVREPQRLRASIDAVKELIISKGLKPGDPMPTEVQLAELLDVSRANLREAIRTLATLDIIEVRHGTGMFVGEMSLRPLVEGLTFKGVVLPGKDFETLRQVVEVRLALDLAIAPQVVEQLEGRETPELSDVCVEMANRGERGENFASEDREFHLTIAGLIGNELYGQLVAAFWDVYTLVGPRLGVPTPRDMADTVRAHQDMLDAAKSGDLEAYRDAVQAHYAPLLRVLDSTTGAAVAG from the coding sequence ATGACGAAAGTTCGTGAGCCCCAGAGGCTCCGAGCCAGCATCGACGCGGTCAAGGAACTCATCATCTCGAAGGGGCTCAAGCCAGGAGATCCGATGCCGACAGAGGTCCAACTCGCGGAGTTGCTCGACGTCTCGCGGGCAAATCTGCGGGAGGCCATTCGCACTCTGGCTACGCTCGACATCATCGAGGTGCGTCATGGCACCGGCATGTTCGTTGGCGAGATGTCGCTGCGTCCGCTTGTCGAGGGACTGACCTTCAAGGGGGTGGTCCTGCCGGGTAAGGATTTCGAGACCCTCAGGCAGGTCGTGGAGGTTCGGCTAGCCCTCGATCTGGCCATTGCGCCCCAAGTCGTGGAGCAGTTGGAAGGTCGCGAGACCCCCGAGTTGAGCGATGTTTGTGTCGAAATGGCCAATCGCGGTGAGCGAGGAGAGAATTTCGCGTCTGAGGATCGGGAGTTCCACCTGACCATCGCCGGTTTGATCGGCAATGAGCTCTACGGACAGTTGGTCGCGGCCTTCTGGGACGTGTACACGCTTGTCGGCCCGAGGCTCGGCGTCCCGACCCCGCGTGACATGGCAGACACTGTCCGCGCGCACCAGGACATGCTCGACGCCGCGAAGTCCGGCGACCTTGAGGCCTACCGCGACGCCGTCCAGGCCCATTACGCGCCGCTGCTGCGCGTGCTCGACTCGACCACCGGCGCTGCTGTCGCCGGCTGA
- a CDS encoding acetylxylan esterase codes for MARSDLSLEELRTYRPQVAEPDDFDAFWDATLSEARGHDLDLRLSPVEHPFTSVDIRDIRFSGFGGDPVSGWLITPTASDGPLPVVVEYIGYGGGRDLPGQHLQWANAGFAHLLMDTRGQGSSWGTGGATPDPHGSVPHTPGVMTMGIDDPATYYYRRLFTDAVRATEAARQLPGVDAATISVNGISQGGGVSLAVAGLVPDLTAVMPDVPFLCHFRRAVDICDRDPYTEITRYLSVHRNNAETVFSTLSYFDGVNFAKRAESRALFSVALMDTICPPSTVMAAYHSYAAEKSVEVYEFNDHEGGAYRQRLRQIRWLKDLLAR; via the coding sequence ATGGCACGTTCCGACCTCTCACTTGAGGAACTGCGCACCTACCGGCCGCAGGTGGCCGAGCCCGACGACTTCGACGCCTTCTGGGACGCCACGCTGAGCGAGGCGCGCGGACACGATCTCGATCTGCGCCTCTCCCCCGTCGAGCACCCCTTCACGTCGGTCGACATCCGCGACATCCGGTTCTCCGGATTCGGCGGCGACCCGGTCTCGGGCTGGCTGATCACCCCGACCGCCAGCGATGGCCCGCTGCCCGTCGTCGTGGAGTACATCGGCTACGGGGGCGGACGCGACCTGCCTGGCCAGCACCTCCAGTGGGCCAACGCGGGCTTCGCCCATCTCCTGATGGACACCCGCGGGCAGGGCTCCTCCTGGGGAACCGGCGGCGCCACGCCCGACCCGCACGGCTCGGTGCCCCACACCCCTGGCGTGATGACCATGGGCATCGACGATCCCGCCACGTACTACTACCGGCGACTGTTCACCGACGCGGTGCGCGCGACCGAGGCCGCACGACAGCTTCCGGGGGTGGACGCGGCCACGATCTCCGTCAACGGCATCAGCCAGGGCGGCGGGGTGTCGCTGGCCGTGGCCGGCCTCGTGCCCGACCTGACCGCGGTGATGCCCGACGTGCCGTTCCTGTGTCACTTCCGTCGCGCCGTCGACATCTGCGACCGGGACCCCTACACGGAGATCACCCGCTACCTTTCGGTCCACCGCAACAACGCCGAGACGGTGTTCTCCACCCTCAGCTACTTCGACGGGGTCAACTTCGCCAAGCGCGCCGAGTCGCGTGCACTGTTCTCGGTCGCGCTGATGGACACCATCTGCCCGCCGTCGACGGTCATGGCCGCCTACCACTCCTACGCGGCGGAGAAATCGGTCGAGGTCTACGAGTTCAACGACCACGAGGGCGGCGCCTACCGCCAGCGCCTGCGTCAGATCCGCTGGCTGAAGGATCTCCTCGCCCGCTAG
- a CDS encoding GntP family permease has translation MEEWTQSLGAGPLLLIAGAAIALILLLVIKFKVHAFLVLIIVSLATAIATGLPMNAIVKVMIDGFGGTLGSVALLVGLGAMLGRLVETSGGAQALAGALIRAFGEKRGPLALGVASLIFGFPIFFDAGLIVMLPIIFAVARRMNAPVLLYGLPAAGAFSVMHVFLPPHPGPISAAELYQANTGIILLIGLVVALPTWWVTCYLLGKWLGRKFPLPVPDLLSGGPKDEDQPVNPPSAGTIIALMLLPVALIFLNTGLNFAGSLGWVDPEAQWVQVLRMFGETPVALLISVLVSSVVLGTRRGKSGSAIEKTLDSALGPVCSVIIVTGAGGMFGAVLRASGIGDALSGVMSDLGVPLILAVFLIALILRIAQGSATVALVTTAGLMATAVAAADLNPIQLAAIVIATAAGSVAASHVNDSGFWLVGRLMGMDVATTLKTWTVMETAIALMGFGMAVGIYAVAGAF, from the coding sequence ATGGAAGAGTGGACTCAGAGCCTCGGTGCGGGGCCGTTGCTGCTCATCGCGGGCGCCGCCATCGCCCTGATCCTGTTGCTAGTCATCAAGTTCAAGGTGCACGCGTTCCTGGTGTTGATCATCGTCTCGTTGGCAACGGCCATCGCGACAGGCCTTCCGATGAACGCCATCGTCAAGGTCATGATCGACGGATTCGGGGGAACCCTCGGATCGGTCGCCCTGCTGGTCGGCCTCGGCGCGATGTTGGGGCGCCTCGTCGAAACCTCCGGCGGAGCGCAGGCCCTCGCCGGCGCCCTGATCAGGGCTTTCGGCGAGAAGCGGGGGCCGTTGGCGCTCGGCGTCGCGTCGCTCATCTTCGGCTTCCCGATCTTCTTCGACGCAGGCCTGATCGTGATGCTGCCGATCATCTTCGCCGTCGCCCGCCGCATGAACGCGCCGGTCCTGCTCTACGGCCTCCCTGCCGCGGGCGCCTTCTCCGTCATGCACGTGTTCCTTCCCCCGCATCCCGGCCCGATCTCGGCGGCCGAGCTGTACCAGGCCAACACCGGCATCATCCTGCTGATCGGCCTCGTCGTGGCGCTGCCCACCTGGTGGGTGACCTGCTACCTGCTCGGCAAGTGGCTCGGCCGCAAGTTCCCGCTCCCCGTCCCCGACCTGCTCTCGGGCGGGCCGAAGGACGAGGACCAGCCGGTCAACCCGCCCTCGGCAGGCACGATCATCGCGCTGATGCTGCTGCCCGTCGCCCTGATCTTCCTCAACACCGGCCTCAACTTCGCAGGCTCGCTCGGCTGGGTCGACCCGGAGGCCCAGTGGGTCCAGGTGCTGCGCATGTTCGGCGAGACCCCCGTCGCCCTCCTGATCTCGGTGCTCGTCTCCTCGGTCGTGCTCGGCACCCGCCGCGGCAAGAGCGGCTCGGCCATCGAGAAGACGCTCGACAGCGCGCTTGGCCCCGTCTGCTCCGTCATCATCGTCACCGGTGCGGGCGGCATGTTCGGCGCCGTCCTGCGCGCCTCGGGCATCGGCGACGCCCTCTCCGGTGTGATGAGCGACCTCGGCGTCCCGCTGATCCTCGCCGTCTTCCTGATCGCGCTGATCCTGCGCATCGCCCAGGGCTCGGCCACCGTCGCCCTCGTCACCACCGCAGGCCTGATGGCCACCGCCGTCGCGGCAGCCGACCTCAACCCGATCCAGCTCGCGGCCATCGTGATCGCGACCGCGGCCGGCTCGGTGGCGGCCTCCCACGTCAACGACTCCGGCTTCTGGCTGGTCGGCCGCCTCATGGGCATGGACGTGGCCACCACCCTCAAGACGTGGACCGTGATGGAGACGGCGATCGCCCTGATGGGCTTCGGCATGGCCGTCGGCATCTACGCGGTGGCAGGGGCCTTCTGA
- a CDS encoding FadR/GntR family transcriptional regulator — translation MSRGRIAPLADSVLDRVGVEIVDGTLASGKAFTLQDLTDRFDVSRTVARETMRSLEDLRLVEARPRIGIRVLPRARWNVFSPKVISWQLRSARHDTQLRTLTELRAAVEPMAAMHAAERATDVQRGRLVELADLLNELGSSGRGDQQEFLDADIEFHTLLLEASGNDMFASLSDAIAEVLIGRTNLGLQPAHPQGEALHRHVELARAVSAGDGAAAELHSRGLVVEVREALKDI, via the coding sequence ATGTCTCGCGGACGCATCGCCCCACTCGCCGACTCGGTCCTCGACCGCGTCGGCGTCGAGATCGTCGACGGCACGCTCGCCTCGGGGAAGGCCTTCACCCTCCAGGACCTCACCGACCGCTTCGACGTCTCCCGCACCGTCGCGCGCGAGACGATGCGCTCGCTCGAGGATCTCCGGCTCGTCGAGGCCCGCCCGCGGATCGGGATCCGGGTCCTCCCGCGTGCCAGGTGGAACGTCTTCTCCCCCAAGGTGATCTCGTGGCAGCTGCGCTCGGCCAGGCATGACACCCAGTTGCGCACGTTGACCGAGCTCCGGGCGGCCGTCGAGCCGATGGCGGCCATGCACGCAGCCGAGCGTGCGACCGATGTGCAACGCGGCCGCCTCGTCGAACTGGCCGACCTCCTCAACGAGCTGGGCTCGAGTGGACGTGGAGACCAGCAGGAGTTTCTCGACGCCGACATCGAGTTCCACACGCTGTTGCTCGAGGCCTCCGGTAACGACATGTTCGCCTCCCTCTCGGACGCCATCGCCGAGGTCCTGATCGGGCGCACGAACCTCGGACTGCAGCCCGCACACCCGCAGGGCGAGGCGCTGCACCGACACGTCGAGCTCGCCCGGGCGGTCTCGGCCGGCGACGGCGCGGCAGCCGAACTGCACTCGCGGGGGCTCGTCGTCGAGGTCCGCGAGGCGCTCAAGGACATCTGA
- a CDS encoding ABC transporter permease, whose translation MSNLLRLLGRRLVALPIMVLGVTLLVFVVMSFSSADPARLALGESASAEALQAYRETHGLNDPLLVRYGRYLAGLVQGDLGESFTGVPISQLVGQNFPVTLQITFVGLLMGVVLALVLGVVAALYRDRWPDQVIRIFSIASLATPSFWLALLLIQAFGNVPGGTYTFPAVVTEWVKFSQNPGGWATQIFLPALACAIPLSGSLTRVVRTSMVEELDRDYARTAIGAGVPRGEVVARNVLHNALITPLTVLGLRIGYMMGGAVVIEMIFNIQGMGQLIFQGISRNDVNIVQGVTITIAIAFILINMLVDLLYVLVNPRIRSI comes from the coding sequence GTGTCCAACCTCCTCCGCTTGCTCGGCCGGCGCCTCGTCGCGCTGCCGATCATGGTGCTGGGTGTCACGCTGCTGGTGTTCGTCGTCATGTCGTTCTCCAGCGCTGACCCGGCGCGTCTAGCTCTCGGCGAGAGTGCCTCCGCCGAGGCCCTCCAGGCCTACCGTGAGACACACGGCCTCAACGATCCGCTCCTCGTGCGCTACGGCCGCTACCTCGCCGGACTCGTCCAGGGTGACCTCGGCGAGTCGTTCACCGGGGTGCCGATCTCGCAACTCGTCGGCCAGAACTTCCCCGTGACACTGCAGATCACCTTCGTCGGCCTGCTGATGGGCGTCGTGCTCGCCCTCGTGCTCGGAGTCGTGGCCGCCCTCTACCGGGACCGCTGGCCCGACCAGGTCATCCGCATCTTCTCGATCGCAAGCCTCGCCACCCCGTCGTTCTGGCTCGCGCTGCTGCTGATCCAGGCCTTCGGGAATGTTCCGGGCGGCACCTACACGTTCCCCGCAGTGGTCACCGAATGGGTGAAGTTCAGCCAGAATCCCGGCGGCTGGGCGACCCAGATCTTCCTTCCAGCCCTCGCCTGCGCCATCCCGCTCAGCGGATCGCTGACCCGCGTCGTGCGCACCTCGATGGTGGAGGAGCTCGACCGCGACTACGCCCGCACCGCGATCGGGGCAGGCGTCCCCCGCGGCGAGGTCGTCGCCCGCAACGTCCTGCACAACGCCCTGATCACCCCGCTCACCGTGCTCGGCCTCAGGATCGGCTACATGATGGGTGGCGCCGTCGTCATCGAGATGATCTTCAACATCCAGGGCATGGGCCAGCTGATCTTCCAGGGCATCTCCCGCAATGACGTCAACATCGTCCAGGGCGTGACGATCACCATCGCCATCGCGTTCATTCTGATCAACATGCTCGTCGACCTGCTGTACGTCCTGGTCAACCCGCGAATCAGGAGCATCTGA
- a CDS encoding gluconokinase, translated as MSGPVHIVVMGVAGTGKTTIAEGVADFFGLPFAEGDSFHSKANKDKMAAGHPLTDEDRWPWLRSLRDWMTEHAEEGTSTVVACSALREAYRDVLREALGEVFFVHLVLPPEVNAERLASRKGHYMKSGMLDSQLATLEPLSEREDGVEVLNTGAPREVIAEINQQLATRFPQLG; from the coding sequence ATGTCGGGCCCGGTGCACATCGTCGTGATGGGAGTGGCCGGAACCGGCAAGACGACCATCGCAGAGGGCGTCGCCGACTTCTTCGGCCTTCCCTTCGCCGAGGGGGATTCGTTCCACTCCAAGGCCAACAAGGACAAGATGGCCGCCGGGCACCCCCTGACCGACGAGGACCGCTGGCCCTGGCTGCGGTCGCTGCGCGACTGGATGACTGAGCACGCAGAGGAGGGGACGTCGACAGTGGTTGCGTGCTCCGCGCTGCGTGAGGCCTACCGCGACGTGCTGCGCGAGGCGCTGGGCGAGGTCTTCTTCGTCCACCTCGTGCTGCCCCCGGAGGTCAACGCCGAGCGCCTCGCCTCCCGCAAGGGGCACTACATGAAGTCGGGCATGCTCGACTCCCAGCTGGCCACCCTCGAGCCGCTGAGTGAGCGCGAGGACGGCGTGGAGGTGCTCAACACAGGCGCTCCGCGCGAGGTGATCGCCGAGATCAACCAACAGCTGGCCACGCGCTTTCCGCAGCTGGGCTGA
- a CDS encoding histidine phosphatase family protein gives MRLLLIRHGQTEANVNRQLDTAHPGLPLNELGLSQAEALVASLENERIDALYASTLTRAQQTAAPLAASRGMEAVVIEGIQEISAGVEEMSTDWRKYLEVLMSWAPDNLDVGLENGETAREFLARFNAAVAKVEEAGHEHVALVSHGAALRVWAITQDPSVGMDNAHPLENTQWIVLNGSTADGWKIERWGNYVVPAVGEPTIVEVEPDDTDPA, from the coding sequence ATGCGTCTGCTTCTCATTCGCCACGGACAGACCGAGGCCAACGTCAACCGCCAGCTCGACACCGCCCACCCCGGACTCCCGCTCAATGAACTCGGCCTGAGCCAGGCCGAGGCGCTGGTCGCCTCCCTCGAGAACGAACGCATCGATGCGCTCTACGCCTCGACTCTGACCCGCGCACAGCAGACGGCCGCCCCGCTCGCCGCGTCCCGCGGCATGGAGGCTGTCGTGATCGAGGGCATCCAGGAGATCTCGGCCGGCGTCGAGGAGATGAGCACCGACTGGCGAAAGTACCTCGAGGTGCTGATGTCGTGGGCACCGGACAACCTCGATGTCGGCCTGGAGAACGGCGAGACGGCGCGCGAGTTCCTCGCCCGCTTCAACGCAGCGGTGGCGAAGGTCGAGGAGGCCGGTCACGAACACGTCGCGCTGGTCAGCCACGGCGCCGCGCTCCGCGTCTGGGCGATCACGCAGGACCCCTCCGTCGGCATGGACAACGCGCACCCGCTGGAGAACACCCAGTGGATCGTGCTCAACGGCAGCACCGCCGACGGCTGGAAGATCGAGCGCTGGGGCAACTACGTCGTCCCTGCGGTCGGCGAGCCGACGATCGTCGAGGTCGAGCCCGACGACACCGATCCGGCCTGA
- a CDS encoding glycosyltransferase, producing MRVAFISLHTSPAERAGTADAGGMNVLIRALAGALRSIGVDVEFFTRRSSPDQADTVTLDDGLVVHHVTAGPARPLPKSDIDAFIDEFRDNLGPLDAFDVVHSHHWMSGVAALPLARAAGIPHVMTFHSVAAHPNSSLREGEPAESPARLEGEIVCATQSDLIIAVSRHEAAVVIGRCQADPERVVVVRPGVDTELFHPAAPGSSWTPDGVAAGYLLFAARLQPLKAPDVAIEALALLPEAHRPELVVVGQSSADFADYESQLHRLVAERGLTEKVTFLPGQDRESFARILRHASLMLVPSHSETFGLVALEASASGVPVVAAAAGGLTEAVCNTHTGVLVPSHEPAAWAKAISSLLADPELRAQMSRTGRSRSLRMSWTHVAEQTRAAYRRAIASGPVRRIAFLHAHPDDETLASGALIAHLVDQGFEASVLTATRGEMGGVVPGPLSPLEGTPELQERREAELAGALAALGVRSHAYLGMPPARAKGGDPRRYLDSGMEWISEGVAGPGDRASERSLTLSDLAEETDDAVAWLSHIGADLVVSYDDDGGYGHPDHVRMNEVAKAAAARLGLPFAALTPHRDKADRWFALEPYLPQVAGALRHHRTQLTVHDDGATITHSGGQSEPILTSVGLIGTGFGHL from the coding sequence ATGCGCGTCGCCTTCATCTCGCTGCACACCTCGCCCGCCGAGCGGGCGGGCACCGCCGACGCCGGAGGCATGAACGTGCTCATCCGCGCACTTGCGGGCGCGCTGCGTTCGATCGGGGTCGACGTCGAGTTCTTCACGCGTCGCTCCAGCCCGGACCAGGCGGACACCGTCACCCTCGACGACGGCCTCGTCGTCCATCACGTCACCGCGGGACCCGCGAGGCCGCTGCCGAAGAGTGATATCGACGCGTTCATCGACGAGTTCCGCGACAACCTCGGCCCGCTCGACGCGTTCGATGTGGTCCACTCTCACCACTGGATGTCCGGCGTCGCCGCGCTCCCGCTCGCGAGGGCCGCAGGCATCCCGCACGTGATGACCTTCCATTCGGTCGCCGCACACCCCAATTCCTCCCTTCGCGAGGGCGAGCCCGCGGAGTCCCCGGCGCGGCTCGAGGGCGAGATCGTCTGCGCGACCCAGTCCGACCTGATCATCGCCGTCTCCCGCCACGAGGCCGCCGTCGTGATCGGCCGCTGCCAGGCCGACCCGGAGCGCGTCGTAGTGGTGCGGCCGGGCGTCGACACCGAACTGTTCCACCCGGCGGCACCCGGATCGTCCTGGACGCCGGATGGCGTCGCCGCGGGCTACCTGCTGTTCGCCGCACGGCTGCAGCCCCTGAAGGCGCCCGATGTCGCCATCGAGGCGCTCGCCCTGCTTCCGGAGGCGCACCGCCCGGAACTGGTCGTCGTCGGGCAGTCCTCGGCCGACTTTGCCGACTACGAGTCGCAGTTGCACCGGCTCGTCGCCGAGCGCGGCCTCACGGAGAAGGTGACGTTCCTGCCCGGCCAGGACAGGGAGTCGTTCGCGCGGATCCTGCGGCACGCTTCGCTGATGCTTGTCCCGTCGCATTCGGAGACGTTCGGCCTCGTCGCTCTGGAGGCGTCGGCCTCCGGGGTGCCGGTCGTGGCTGCGGCGGCGGGCGGCCTGACCGAGGCGGTGTGCAACACGCACACCGGCGTCCTGGTTCCGAGCCACGAGCCGGCAGCGTGGGCGAAGGCCATATCTTCGCTCCTGGCCGACCCGGAACTGCGCGCGCAGATGTCGCGCACCGGCCGCTCCCGCTCCCTGCGGATGAGCTGGACCCATGTCGCCGAGCAGACCCGCGCCGCTTACCGTCGCGCCATCGCCTCGGGCCCCGTGCGCAGGATCGCCTTCCTGCACGCCCATCCCGACGACGAGACCCTCGCCTCCGGCGCGCTGATCGCGCACCTGGTCGACCAGGGGTTCGAGGCCTCCGTCCTGACCGCCACCCGCGGCGAGATGGGCGGAGTCGTGCCAGGTCCCCTTTCCCCGCTCGAGGGAACCCCTGAACTGCAGGAGCGCCGCGAGGCCGAGTTGGCGGGCGCGCTGGCCGCGCTCGGGGTCCGCTCCCACGCCTACCTCGGCATGCCACCGGCGCGGGCGAAGGGCGGCGACCCGCGCCGCTACCTCGACTCGGGGATGGAATGGATCAGCGAGGGCGTGGCCGGTCCGGGCGACCGGGCGAGCGAGCGTTCGCTGACCCTTTCCGACCTCGCTGAGGAGACCGACGACGCGGTGGCATGGCTGAGTCACATCGGGGCTGACCTCGTCGTCAGCTACGACGATGACGGCGGCTACGGGCATCCCGACCACGTCCGGATGAACGAGGTGGCAAAGGCGGCCGCCGCCCGGCTCGGCCTCCCGTTCGCCGCGCTCACCCCGCACCGCGACAAGGCAGACCGCTGGTTCGCCCTCGAGCCCTACCTGCCGCAGGTGGCCGGCGCGCTGCGTCACCACCGCACCCAGCTGACCGTTCACGACGACGGCGCCACCATCACCCACTCGGGCGGCCAGAGCGAACCGATCCTCACCTCGGTCGGCCTGATCGGGACGGGCTTCGGTCACCTCTGA